Proteins encoded within one genomic window of Arachis ipaensis cultivar K30076 chromosome B08, Araip1.1, whole genome shotgun sequence:
- the LOC107613335 gene encoding B-box zinc finger protein 22 (The sequence of the model RefSeq protein was modified relative to this genomic sequence to represent the inferred CDS: added 74 bases not found in genome assembly), whose translation MKIQCNVCEAAEAKVLCCADEAALCWECDEKVHAANKLASKHQRVPLSMSSSHMPKCDICQEAFGYFFCLEDRALLCRKCDVAIHTANTYVSGHQRFLLTGVRVGLEATEPGGTSSTSLKSDSGEKASDTKSSSVSRKVSMMPRSSDYNEMLPLDAGGVGEMPPAKESYGGGSTAGNISPWPIEEFLGLNDFGQGYNYMEGSSKADSGKLGDSDSPVLRSVEEEMGMEDDDEYLSRVPDSSWTVQQVPSPPTASGLYWPKDPQFSSDHAMFVPDICCSTMQETRSSRRRRHHL comes from the exons ATGAAGATTCAGTGCAACGTGTGTGAGGCTGCTGAGGCTAAAGTTCTTTGCTGTGCTGATGAGGCTGCGCTTTGTTGGGAGTGTGATGAGAAGGTTCATGCAGCTAACAAGCTCGCTAGCAAGCACCAGAGGGTTCCACTTTCCATGTCTTCTTCTCACATGCCCAAATGTGATATTTGTCAG GAAGCATTTGGCTATTTCTTCTGTCTAGAGGATCGAGCTTTACTGTGTCGAAAGTGTGATGTGGCAATACACACAGCGAATACTTATGTCTCCGGTCATCAGAGGTTTCTTCTCACTGGTGTAAGAGTAGGTCTAGAAGCAACCGAGCCCGGTGgtacttcttcaacttctttgaAGTCGGATTCTGGGGAGAAAGCTTCCGACACCAAGTCCTCTTCTGTCTCCAGAAAGGTGTCGATGATGCCCCGGTCGTCGGATTACAATGAAATGTTACCCCTTGATGCTGGGGGAGTTGGTGAGATGCCTCCGGCTAAGGAGTCTTATGGTGGTGGTTCTACTGCCGGAAATATCTCACCATGGCCGATCGAAGAATTCCTTGGCCTAAATGATTTCGGTCAAGGTTATAATTACATGGAAGGATCATCAAAG GCTGATAGTGGTAAGCTTGGGGATTCTGATTCTCCAGTCTTAAGATCCGTGGAAGAGGAAATGGGAATGGA CTTCGGGGTTGTACTGGCCGAAAGACCCTCAGTTTTCATCCGACCATGCTATGTTTGTTCCGGACATATGCTGTTCTACCATGCAAGAGACTCGGTCTTCGAGGCGGCGGAGGCACCACCTTTGA
- the LOC107613336 gene encoding NADH kinase isoform X1 — MHHEAVNFCQAIVKKKSVPWKAVVRNNLSEPIKDVDMVVTVGGDGTLLEASHYMDDTIPVLGVNSDPTRIDEVEKFSSEFDATRSTGHLCAATVENFEQVLDGILEGQIVPSKLTRIMTSVNAHQLSTFALNDILVAHPCPASLSRFSFSIKKDDQFCSPRVNCRSSGLRVSTAAGSTAAMHSAGGFPMHILSQDLQYMVREPISHGAVSNFMHGLVEHDQKMDTTWSSRRGVIYIDGSHVNYSIKNGDFIQISSKAPVLKIFLPHQLLQLKNA; from the exons ATGCACCATGAAGCCGTAAACTTCTGTCAAGCAATTGTAAAGAAAAAGTCAGTGCCATGGAAAGCTGTCGTCCGCAATAATTTGTCTGAGCCTATTAAAGATGTGGACATGGTTGTTACAGTTGGTGGTGATGGAACCCTTTTGGAGGCCAGTCATTATATGGATGACACGATTCCTGTTCTTGGAGTGAATTCTGACCCTACACGGATTGATGAG GTGGAAAAGTTCAGCAGTGAGTTTGACGCTACCAGAAGCACTGGCCATCTTTGCGCTGCAACTGTTGAAAACTTTGAGCAA GTTTTAGATGGCATACTTGAAGGTCAAATTGTTCCTTCCAAGTTAACGAGGATAATGACATCTGTGAATGCACATCAGTTATCAACTTTTGCTCTGAATGATATCTTGGTTGCGCATCCTTGTCCGGCATCACTTTCTAGGTTCTCTTTCAG TATAAAAAAGGACGATCAGTTCTGTTCACCACGAGTTAACTGTAGATCAAGTGGTCTAAGAGTCTCAACGGCTGCCGGTTCAACAGCAGCAATGCATTCGGCCGGAGGATTTCCAATGCACATTTTATCACAGGATCTTCAGTACATGGTAAGGGAGCCGATTTCACATGGGGCTGTGTCCAACTTCATGCATGGATTGGTTGAACATGACCAGAAAATGGACACTACATGGTCTAGTAGAAGAGGTGTGATATATATTGACGGTTCTCATGTCAATTATTCCATAAAGAATGGGGATTTCATTCAGATATCTTCTAAAGCACCAGTTCTGAAAATTTTCTTGCCTCATCAACTGTTACAATTGAAAAATGCTTGA
- the LOC107613336 gene encoding NADH kinase isoform X2, with product MHHEAVNFCQAIVKKKSVPWKAVVRNNLSEPIKDVDMVVTVGGDGTLLEASHYMDDTIPVLGVNSDPTRIDEVEKFSSEFDATRSTGHLCAATVENFEQVLDGILEGQIVPSKLTRIMTSVNAHQLSTFALNDILVAHPCPASLSRFSFRSSGLRVSTAAGSTAAMHSAGGFPMHILSQDLQYMVREPISHGAVSNFMHGLVEHDQKMDTTWSSRRGVIYIDGSHVNYSIKNGDFIQISSKAPVLKIFLPHQLLQLKNA from the exons ATGCACCATGAAGCCGTAAACTTCTGTCAAGCAATTGTAAAGAAAAAGTCAGTGCCATGGAAAGCTGTCGTCCGCAATAATTTGTCTGAGCCTATTAAAGATGTGGACATGGTTGTTACAGTTGGTGGTGATGGAACCCTTTTGGAGGCCAGTCATTATATGGATGACACGATTCCTGTTCTTGGAGTGAATTCTGACCCTACACGGATTGATGAG GTGGAAAAGTTCAGCAGTGAGTTTGACGCTACCAGAAGCACTGGCCATCTTTGCGCTGCAACTGTTGAAAACTTTGAGCAA GTTTTAGATGGCATACTTGAAGGTCAAATTGTTCCTTCCAAGTTAACGAGGATAATGACATCTGTGAATGCACATCAGTTATCAACTTTTGCTCTGAATGATATCTTGGTTGCGCATCCTTGTCCGGCATCACTTTCTAGGTTCTCTTTCAG ATCAAGTGGTCTAAGAGTCTCAACGGCTGCCGGTTCAACAGCAGCAATGCATTCGGCCGGAGGATTTCCAATGCACATTTTATCACAGGATCTTCAGTACATGGTAAGGGAGCCGATTTCACATGGGGCTGTGTCCAACTTCATGCATGGATTGGTTGAACATGACCAGAAAATGGACACTACATGGTCTAGTAGAAGAGGTGTGATATATATTGACGGTTCTCATGTCAATTATTCCATAAAGAATGGGGATTTCATTCAGATATCTTCTAAAGCACCAGTTCTGAAAATTTTCTTGCCTCATCAACTGTTACAATTGAAAAATGCTTGA